In the genome of Streptomyces sp. NBC_00433, the window GTGCCACCGGCGGTCGTACAGTGCGCGGGCCGCCGCGGTCGTGAACAACCCCCGCCGCCGGTCCGCGTCAGCGGCCTGCCCGCCCACCTCGAAGGGCAGCGGCCCCGCCGCCCACGGCGGATCCGCCCCCAGCCCGACCGGCACCACGACGGCCACGTGCTGCCGCGTCCCCACCGCGGCGCCTTGCGCCACCGACGCATGGCGCCTCCGCGCGTCACTCCCCCCACTCACCCCCGTACCTTCCCGCGCCGACGCCCGGCACGCAATCCACGCCCCCCTTGCGCCGGGGATGCGCTTCCGCCGGCCGCGGGGGCTTGCGGGGGTGCCCCGTGCGCGGGGCGGTGCTCTTCGGGGGCGTGGGGAACGGTGCGATCAGCCCCTGCTGGGCGTGTGGGTCGTCACCGGTTGTGAGGGGCTGTTCGGTCGGTGCCGGGCCGCCGGCTGGTGGGTGGTTGCGCGCGCAGTTCCTCGCGCCCCTGGGTGGGGCCCCCTTGCCGGAAGGGAGCGGCGTGCCTTCGCGCGGTAGCGGTAGGGCGGCCCCTTGCTCGGGGGTGCGGGGAATGGTGCGATCAGCCCCTGCTGGGCGTGTGGGCGTCACCGGTCGTGAGGGGCTGTTCGGTCGGTGCCGGGCCACCGGCTGGTGGGTGGTTGCGCGCGCAGTTCCTCGCGCCCCTGGGTGGGGCCCCCTTGCCGGAAGGGAACGGCGTGCCCCACCGCGACCGGGGGAAGCGTGCCCCCTGCGGGAGGGGAACCGAACAGCCCCGCGGCAGCGGATGGGCACCCCCTTGCCGGAAGGGAACCGCACGCCCCCCCGCGCGGTAGCGGATGCGCACCCCCTGCGGAAGGGGAGGCGGGGGCGGGGAGGGCCTACGCTGAGTGGGGCGGGCGGCGCGGGCCGCTCGCGTCGTCGAGCCCGACGTGTCGAATGGGAGCTGTCCCGATGTCCGCAAGTCCTCTCGTCCTGCCGCCCGTACGGCTGCTGTCCCCGGACGAACTGGCGCAACTGGCGCTGGCCGTGCCACTGCTCGACCGCGCGCTGCGGCTGGCCCGGTGGGCGGCGCCGGAGCGCGCGGTGGACGCGATGGGGGGGCTGACGGACGCCGATCTGGTGGCCGCCGCCGAGGAGTTGGGCGGGGGAGAGGACGCGGACGACGTCTGGCTCGTGGAGACCGCGCAGGCGTGGGCCGTCGCCGTGGACACCGGGCTGGTCGAGCTGGAGATCGAGGAGGAGGCGGAGGAGTCCACCCCGCCGGGTGAGGTGGCCGGGCGGGCGGTGCCGGGCGAGGCGGCCGAGCGGCTGGCCGCGGGGGAGCCGCAGGATGTGCTGGACGTGTGGCTCGCCGCGGCCGAGGCCACGCTCGCGGAGGCCGCGTCGCCGGACCTGGAGCAGCTGCCGGACGACCTGGGCGACGTGGACGAGCACGAGTGGGACCCGGAGGAGGAGGCCGAGTTCCTCGACACCGCGCTGGCCAACCTCTACACCCTGATGGCGCTGGACGACGGCTCGGAGGCCACCCAGGGCGCGGTGCCGCTGCCGGTGCTGGCCGCGTCGCTGGTGGTGCCCGAGGAGATGGAGCAGCCGAGTGACGCGGTGCTCGAAGAGGTCACCGAGGTCATGATGCGGCTGGACGACCACTTCCGGGTGCTGGCGCCGTCGGGACTGGTGGACTACCAGCCGGTGGACGAGGCGCTGATCGAGGAGGACGAGGAGCCGGGGCCGCAGGCGCAGGGCGGCGAGCTGGACCCGGAGGAGCTTTCCCGCTACGGGCTGGTGCGGCTCACCCCGCTCGGCGTGCACGGCCTGCGCGAGCTGCTCATGGACGCGGGCGCGGTGGCGCCGGTGGTGGGCGACCTCGCGGGCGCGACCGGCACCGACCTGCTGGACGCGCTGGCCGGCTACCCGGACCACACGGCCCGCGCGGAGGCGGAGCTGTGGCTCCTCGACCGCAAACCGGTGGACGCGGCGAAGGAGTTGCTGGCGGCGGCCCGCGGTGACGACGACGGCGCCCCGAGCCGGCGGCTGATGTGCCAGCAGACCCTGACCCTGGTGGGCACCGAGGCCGAGCCCGCCCTGCGCGAGGTGCTCGACGACCGGCAGCTCGGCGGTCTGGCCCGGGTGTGGCTCACCGAGAGCGGCGCGTCCGACGTCCCGACGCCCGACGCGGACATGATCTTCTGGCTGACCATCGACACCCTGGCCGCCCAGCTGGCCGCGGACGACGACCCGGAGCTGCTGTCGGACCTGGTCCGCGACCTGGTCGCGCGGCACGACGGCTTCTTCGACGCGGCCTGGCGGGTGGAGCACCCGGCGACCGCCGACGTGCTGGAGGCGATGGGCCGGCTGCACCCGGACCGCAAGGCCGCCAAGGACGCCCGCAAGGCCGCCTTCAAGGCCCGCTCCCGCGACGGGGTCTGAGGACCGCCGGTCGGGGAGGGCGGCACCGTCCGCCCTCCCCGACCCGCCCTTTGGGTCTCCCTTTGCGAATTCTTGGGGTCACCAGGAAGCCGCCCCTCTCCGTATCCGCTCCGTTCACCGGCAGTTGGCCGCCGGCCGGGAGCGTGGCCGCTGTATGCACGCGACATCGCGACATGAGGGAGCCACCGTGCCGCTCAGCCGGAGAGACTTCGTCCACCGTTCCGCGGCCACCGGCGCGGGGATCGCCCTCGCCGGCGCTGTCGACGTGCTGGCCACCGCGCCTGGCGCGCTCGCCGCGGGGGCGCCCGCGGGCCACGGCGACCACGACCACGATCACGGCCACCAGCACGGCCACTGCCCCGAGTTGGGCTACGGGCCGCTGATCGCCGACCCGGCGGGCCTGCTCGCGCTGCCGGCCGGCTTCGCCTACCGGGTCGTCACCCGTACGGGTACGACCACGCTGGAGTCCGGTGAGACGACCCCGTCCAACCACGACGGCACCGCCGCCTTCGCGGGCGAGCGCGGCGCCACCCTGCTGGTCAACAACCACGAGATCGGCGGCCCGCTGACCGCCGCGGCGCACCCCGTACCGCATGTCGCGGGGCTCGTATACGACCCCGCCGCGGCCGGCGGCTGCACGGTCGTCGAGGTGCCGAAGCACTGGCGCGGCGACGAGGACGGCCGCGGCAGGGGCCACGCGGAGCCGGTCACCGAGTGGGTCGGCATCGCCGGCACCGCCACCAACTGCGCTGGCGGCGCGACCCCTTGGGGCACCTGGCTGACCTGCGAGGAGACCGAGGACCGGGCCGGCTCCAACGGCATGACCAAGGACCACGGCTACGTCTTCGAGGTCGACCCGCACGACCGGCACGCGAACCGTGATCCCAAGCCCGTCAAGGCACTGGGCCGTTACGCGCACGAGGCCGTCGTGGTGGACCCCAAGCGCGGCCACCTCTACCTCACCGAGGACGCGTCGGGCCCCAACGGCCTGCTCTACCGCTGGACTCCGCCGCACGGCTTCCACCACGGCCGCGGCCGGCTCGCCGGGCTCGGCGACACCGACGGTGTGCTGCAGGCCTTCCGCTGCTTCGACTCCCTCGGCCGCTTCGTGGACGACCTGTCCCGCGCGACGAGGATCGGCACCCGCTACGGCGTGGACTGGGTCGACGTCCCGGACCGCGACGCGCGGACCACCTCGGTCCGCAAGCAGTTCAGGGACGGCGAGGTCACCAGGGCGCGCAAGCTGGAGGGCATGTGGTGGGCCGACGGCGGCACTTACGTCGTGTCGTCCTTCGCCCGCGAGGAGAGCCCGGTCCAGCACGACGGCGCCGTGTGGTTCTACGATCCGGCCCGCCGCACCCTGACCCTCAAGGTGCTGCTCGGCGTCAACACCGCGCCGGAGCAGGACGGCCCCTTCGACGGCCCCGACAACATCACGGTGTCGCCGTACGGCGGCCTGATCATCGCCGAGGACGGCGTCGGCGTGCAGCACCTGTTCGGCGCGCTGGACGACGGCCGCACCTACCCGCTGGCGCGCAACGAGCTGAACATCGGCAGCGAAGCGGAGCCGGAGTACAGCGAGTTCACCGGCGTGACCTTCTCGCCCGACGGCGAGACGCTCTTCGCCAACATCCAGACGCCGGGCATCATGGTCGCCGTCACCGGCCCCTGGCGGCGCCAGAGTGCCCGCCGCTGAGAGTCCACCCCCGGACGAACGGGGGCGAACGGCCGCCCGGGAGCACGGCTCCCGGGCGGCCGTATCGTTTCCGCGCGGGTCAGCAGCCGTTGAGTATCGAGCTGAGCGCCGACTTCTCCGCGCTGTCCACGGTCAGCCCGTAGTAGTGCTTGACCTGCACCCAGGCGCGGGCATAGGTGCACTGGTACGACGCGCGCGGCAGCCACTCGGCCGGGTCGTCGTCGCCCTTGGAGCGGTTGGACGACGCCGAGACGGCGATGAGCTGCGGACGGGTCACGTCGTTGGCCAGGCC includes:
- a CDS encoding PhoX family protein; this encodes MPLSRRDFVHRSAATGAGIALAGAVDVLATAPGALAAGAPAGHGDHDHDHGHQHGHCPELGYGPLIADPAGLLALPAGFAYRVVTRTGTTTLESGETTPSNHDGTAAFAGERGATLLVNNHEIGGPLTAAAHPVPHVAGLVYDPAAAGGCTVVEVPKHWRGDEDGRGRGHAEPVTEWVGIAGTATNCAGGATPWGTWLTCEETEDRAGSNGMTKDHGYVFEVDPHDRHANRDPKPVKALGRYAHEAVVVDPKRGHLYLTEDASGPNGLLYRWTPPHGFHHGRGRLAGLGDTDGVLQAFRCFDSLGRFVDDLSRATRIGTRYGVDWVDVPDRDARTTSVRKQFRDGEVTRARKLEGMWWADGGTYVVSSFAREESPVQHDGAVWFYDPARRTLTLKVLLGVNTAPEQDGPFDGPDNITVSPYGGLIIAEDGVGVQHLFGALDDGRTYPLARNELNIGSEAEPEYSEFTGVTFSPDGETLFANIQTPGIMVAVTGPWRRQSARR